A genomic window from Candidatus Zixiibacteriota bacterium includes:
- the trpD gene encoding anthranilate phosphoribosyltransferase, producing the protein MLRPFIKVAMAGSDLCESDAETAMGLVMSGEASPAQIAAWLVALRLKGETTEEIVGFVHAMRSSMVVLNDVPVGAIDTCGTGGDGLGTFNVSTVAGLIAAACGVPVAKHGNRAVSSRSGSADVLAALGFEIDPGPAVVQNALGTCRFAFLFAPRFHPAMRHALAPRREIGVRTVFNLLGPLCNPAGVRRQVVGVYDPKRLRQMAEVLAHLGAERALVVCGPHDADELLPCGDNRVAEWDGQSVREYTIHPSDWGMGTRSLDDLTGGDATENAGIIRAIAGGVPGPHTDAAIMNAGAALYIAGTAPSIAEGIRQSRSAVSEGRLATLLTSAVAASREDGTGREATP; encoded by the coding sequence ATGCTGAGACCGTTTATCAAAGTCGCGATGGCCGGAAGCGACCTCTGCGAATCCGATGCCGAGACCGCGATGGGATTGGTTATGTCCGGTGAGGCCTCACCGGCTCAGATCGCCGCCTGGTTGGTGGCGTTGCGCCTGAAGGGAGAGACGACAGAGGAGATCGTCGGTTTCGTGCATGCAATGCGTTCCTCGATGGTCGTGTTGAATGATGTACCCGTCGGAGCGATCGACACGTGCGGCACGGGCGGGGATGGACTGGGCACGTTCAATGTGTCCACCGTGGCCGGATTGATCGCGGCCGCTTGTGGCGTCCCCGTGGCCAAGCACGGGAATCGCGCCGTTTCATCGCGCTCCGGCTCTGCCGACGTGCTCGCCGCATTGGGATTCGAAATCGATCCCGGTCCGGCCGTCGTACAAAACGCGCTCGGCACGTGCCGATTCGCCTTTCTGTTTGCGCCCCGATTCCATCCGGCGATGCGCCATGCGCTGGCGCCGCGTCGAGAGATCGGCGTGCGCACTGTCTTCAATCTCCTGGGTCCCCTGTGCAATCCCGCCGGTGTCCGGCGTCAGGTCGTCGGGGTCTATGATCCGAAGCGTCTGCGCCAGATGGCGGAAGTCCTTGCGCATCTGGGCGCCGAACGCGCTCTTGTGGTCTGCGGCCCCCACGATGCGGATGAACTCCTGCCGTGTGGCGACAATCGCGTCGCCGAATGGGACGGCCAGTCGGTGCGGGAATACACCATCCACCCGAGTGACTGGGGCATGGGAACGCGTTCCCTCGACGATCTAACCGGCGGCGATGCCACAGAAAACGCGGGCATCATCCGGGCGATTGCCGGGGGCGTGCCGGGACCGCACACTGACGCAGCCATCATGAACGCCGGCGCCGCACTCTATATAGCCGGGACAGCGCCTTCCATTGCCGAAGGGATAAGGCAGTCACGCTCCGCCGTGAGCGAGGGGCGGTTGGCGACGTTGCTGACATCAGCGGTCGCTGCCTCGCGCGAGGATGGTACGGGCAGGGAGGCGACGCCGTGA
- the trpB gene encoding tryptophan synthase subunit beta: MGRQRDKGPAYLKRPDRRGRFGVYGGRYVPETLIPALERLTADFVAAWRDRRFRDEYSHLLREYAGRPTPLTHAPRLSQRLRRGQIFLKREDLTHTGSHKINNVLGQILLAVRQRKRRVTAETGAGQHGVATATVAARFGLTCDVYMGALDMKRQAPNVERMQLLGARVIPVEAGAGTLKDAASEAIRDWVTNVNDTYYVLGSVVGPHPYPYMVREFQRVIGREARGQFRRLLGRSPDTLVACVGGGSNAIGFFTDFFSDARVRMIGVEAGGCGLRSGRHAATLSAGTVGVLHGSMGYLLQDDDGQVITPHSISAGLDYPGVGPEHSFLRDTGRVEYLAVTDQEALAAFSLLAECEGILPALESAHAIAALYQLPRDPSGKRVIGVCLSGRGDKDLGTVMAALGAARLGK; this comes from the coding sequence ATGGGCAGACAGAGAGACAAAGGACCCGCCTACCTGAAACGGCCGGATCGACGAGGGCGATTCGGCGTGTATGGCGGACGGTATGTGCCGGAAACGTTGATTCCCGCCTTGGAGCGTCTGACTGCCGATTTTGTCGCGGCGTGGCGGGACCGGCGTTTCCGTGACGAATACTCCCATCTGCTGCGGGAATATGCCGGACGTCCCACGCCGCTCACCCATGCACCACGGCTGTCCCAGCGGCTGCGTCGCGGACAGATCTTCCTGAAACGGGAGGATCTTACGCACACCGGATCGCACAAGATCAACAACGTGCTTGGGCAGATCCTGTTGGCCGTGCGACAGCGCAAGCGCCGGGTCACTGCCGAGACCGGTGCCGGGCAGCACGGAGTCGCCACGGCAACTGTCGCGGCACGTTTCGGACTGACGTGCGACGTGTACATGGGTGCTCTCGATATGAAGCGGCAGGCGCCGAATGTCGAACGGATGCAGTTGCTCGGCGCCCGGGTCATCCCCGTTGAGGCCGGGGCGGGAACCCTCAAGGATGCGGCCAGCGAGGCGATCCGTGACTGGGTGACCAATGTCAACGACACGTACTATGTGCTCGGCTCCGTGGTCGGTCCGCATCCCTATCCCTACATGGTGCGCGAGTTCCAGCGCGTCATCGGCCGTGAGGCCAGAGGTCAGTTCCGCAGACTGCTGGGGCGCTCTCCGGACACGCTGGTCGCTTGCGTCGGCGGCGGCTCCAATGCCATCGGGTTCTTCACCGATTTCTTTTCCGACGCCAGGGTTCGCATGATCGGTGTCGAGGCGGGCGGGTGCGGACTACGCTCCGGCAGGCACGCAGCGACATTGTCCGCCGGAACTGTCGGCGTATTGCATGGCTCGATGGGATACCTCCTGCAGGATGATGACGGCCAGGTGATCACGCCGCATTCAATCTCCGCGGGACTCGACTATCCCGGCGTCGGGCCGGAGCATTCGTTCCTGCGTGACACGGGACGGGTTGAGTATTTGGCGGTCACCGACCAGGAGGCGCTGGCGGCGTTCTCACTATTGGCCGAATGCGAAGGAATCCTGCCGGCGCTGGAGTCGGCGCATGCCATCGCAGCGCTGTACCAGCTTCCGCGCGACCCAAGCGGAAAGCGTGTCATTGGAGTCTGTCTTTCCGGGCGCGGCGACAAGGATCTCGGCACGGTGATGGCCGCGCTCGGGGCGGCTCGTTTGGGGAAGTGA
- a CDS encoding phosphoribosylanthranilate isomerase translates to MAHTRIKICGITRMQDAIAVRDSGCDLMGLVFWPGSPRYVTERHASELVAAVSPDLETVGVFVDAGPDEIAAVARSTGITAAQLHGVIRPGPWAELGKEIRLIRAIPVDSRPADPSLQIDAIDDYLFDHGGSGLHGGTGRTFDWSLIEGARSWGRVWLAGGIHPGNVPDAIAQVRPYAIDVSSGVETAPGIKSPERIAALVHAVRQADARRTGQ, encoded by the coding sequence ATGGCTCACACGCGCATCAAGATCTGCGGGATTACCAGGATGCAGGATGCGATCGCGGTCCGGGATTCGGGATGCGATCTGATGGGATTGGTGTTCTGGCCGGGCAGCCCGCGCTATGTCACAGAACGTCACGCGAGCGAATTGGTTGCCGCCGTCTCGCCGGACCTCGAAACCGTTGGCGTATTCGTTGATGCCGGTCCCGATGAAATCGCTGCCGTGGCCCGCTCGACAGGCATCACGGCCGCGCAACTGCACGGGGTTATCCGTCCCGGGCCATGGGCGGAACTCGGGAAAGAGATCCGCCTGATCCGGGCTATCCCCGTCGACTCGCGACCGGCGGACCCGTCGCTTCAGATCGATGCGATCGACGACTACCTGTTTGACCACGGGGGGTCCGGACTACATGGCGGGACCGGGCGGACATTCGACTGGTCGTTGATCGAGGGCGCGCGCTCCTGGGGGCGGGTCTGGTTGGCGGGTGGAATCCATCCGGGCAATGTGCCTGATGCCATTGCCCAGGTTCGACCCTATGCGATCGATGTTTCCAGCGGCGTGGAGACCGCACCGGGAATCAAGTCCCCGGAACGGATCGCGGCACTTGTGCACGCCGTTCGACAGGCCGATGCGCGGCGAACCGGACAATAG
- the trpA gene encoding tryptophan synthase subunit alpha, producing the protein MTDETTRGRPGSVGIVNSRIVGLFAHEPPVIPFLTAGFPTRRMFLDTAIAAHEAGAKALEVGMPFSDPLADGPAIQRASQMALSGGTTLSRVLDLAASLRARMPIPIFLMGYLNPILRFGPARFAAAAAAAGVDGTIIPDWPPEEAGEWIRHSREHGLANVFLMAPTTAAPRLRHIDRVSTDFSYCVAVTGVTGARSGIADSTREFLRRVRHLARKPVVVGFGIAAPDHVRALAGLADGFVIGSALVPLLEDGPPRTRAAAVGQAVARLVRAARG; encoded by the coding sequence ATGACGGACGAGACAACCAGGGGGCGCCCCGGTTCAGTTGGGATCGTCAACTCACGCATCGTGGGGTTGTTCGCCCATGAACCGCCGGTCATCCCATTCCTGACCGCGGGGTTTCCCACGCGGCGCATGTTCCTGGATACGGCGATCGCGGCCCACGAGGCCGGAGCGAAAGCACTGGAGGTCGGCATGCCGTTCTCCGATCCGCTGGCCGATGGACCTGCGATTCAACGTGCCTCGCAGATGGCGTTGAGTGGAGGCACGACCCTGTCGCGCGTTCTGGATTTGGCCGCATCACTGCGCGCGCGCATGCCCATCCCGATCTTTCTCATGGGGTATCTCAACCCGATCCTGCGCTTTGGCCCGGCCCGCTTTGCGGCCGCCGCTGCGGCCGCCGGTGTCGACGGCACAATCATTCCCGATTGGCCGCCCGAGGAGGCCGGGGAATGGATTCGCCACTCGCGAGAACATGGTCTGGCCAATGTCTTTCTCATGGCGCCGACCACGGCCGCTCCGCGTCTCCGCCACATCGACAGGGTGTCCACTGACTTCTCTTATTGTGTCGCGGTGACCGGCGTGACCGGTGCTCGCTCGGGCATCGCCGATTCCACCCGGGAATTCCTGCGCCGCGTCCGACACCTCGCGCGCAAACCGGTGGTCGTCGGCTTCGGCATTGCCGCCCCGGATCACGTACGCGCGTTGGCCGGCCTGGCCGATGGTTTCGTGATCGGGTCGGCCCTCGTCCCATTGTTGGAGGATGGTCCTCCGCGAACGCGCGCGGCGGCGGTCGGACAGGCGGTGGCGCGTCTTGTCCGTGCGGCGCGCGGGTGA
- the aroF gene encoding 3-deoxy-7-phosphoheptulonate synthase has product MLIVMDVHASNSEVEMVCAEIRALGLVPHPMPGAQRTAIGITGNKGPVEAARFEAMPGVLQVIAVTAPYKLVSREFRPDDSVVRVGPAAIGGGRFAVIAGPCAVESPEQLEAVAVRIKAAGAQLMRGGAFKPRTSPYSFQGLGEAGLKMLAEVRDRHGLPVVTEAVDQESLDLVAHYADMVQIGARNMQNYSLLRAAGRCGRPVLLKRGMAATLDELLMAAEYIVSEGNPDVVLCERGVRTFANHARNTLDLSAVPFVQRLSHLPIIVDPSHGTGIRHKVTPLSCAAAAVGADGLMIEVHPNPDAALSDGPQSLDLGQFDQLMQRVAAITAVVGRRLG; this is encoded by the coding sequence ATGCTCATAGTGATGGACGTCCACGCATCTAATTCTGAAGTCGAAATGGTCTGTGCCGAGATCCGCGCCCTCGGCCTGGTGCCCCACCCGATGCCGGGGGCGCAACGCACCGCGATCGGAATCACCGGCAACAAGGGACCGGTGGAGGCGGCGCGATTCGAGGCCATGCCGGGCGTGCTGCAGGTGATCGCGGTGACCGCCCCCTACAAACTTGTCAGCCGCGAGTTTCGCCCGGACGATTCCGTCGTACGTGTCGGCCCGGCGGCGATCGGAGGCGGACGGTTTGCCGTGATCGCCGGGCCGTGCGCGGTGGAATCGCCGGAGCAGTTGGAGGCTGTGGCGGTTCGGATCAAGGCCGCCGGCGCCCAACTCATGCGCGGCGGCGCCTTCAAGCCGCGCACGTCACCCTACAGTTTTCAGGGGTTGGGCGAGGCCGGGCTGAAGATGCTGGCCGAGGTGCGCGATCGTCACGGACTTCCGGTCGTGACCGAAGCGGTCGATCAGGAATCGCTCGATCTGGTCGCCCACTACGCCGACATGGTTCAGATCGGGGCGCGCAACATGCAAAACTACTCCCTCCTCCGCGCCGCCGGAAGGTGCGGCCGTCCCGTGTTGTTGAAACGCGGCATGGCGGCAACGCTCGACGAGCTTCTGATGGCGGCCGAGTACATCGTCAGCGAGGGGAACCCCGATGTCGTCCTCTGCGAACGGGGCGTGCGCACCTTCGCCAATCACGCGCGGAACACCCTGGATCTCTCCGCCGTCCCTTTTGTCCAACGGCTCAGTCACCTGCCGATCATCGTCGATCCCAGCCATGGGACCGGGATCCGTCACAAGGTGACACCGCTCTCGTGCGCGGCGGCGGCGGTCGGCGCTGATGGGTTGATGATCGAAGTCCATCCCAACCCGGATGCGGCGCTGTCCGATGGCCCGCAATCGCTCGATCTCGGGCAATTCGACCAGTTGATGCAGCGGGTCGCCGCCATCACGGCCGTAGTGGGACGGCGACTCGGATGA
- a CDS encoding indole-3-glycerol phosphate synthase TrpC — MSERLSSESKPPLVGPATGVLNAIVDAARRRAESLHSTSSVEELLRQGQRFPRRSLIAAIRNQCPAIIAEIKKASPSKGLLLKQALDPLGLAAVYACGGATALSVVTEPEFFLGENGWVTAIRQNTDLPILRKDFMVEPIQVAESAALGADAILLIARILTAMQLRELRDAAGAAQLEVLFEVHGTDDMEKVAACDPHLVGINARDLDDFSVDIARLARLCDRCPSGAVAIAESGISNADQIQSLMQVGFRGFLIGESLITSPDPAARLRELCSVGRQG, encoded by the coding sequence GTGAGCGAACGGTTGTCATCCGAATCAAAGCCACCGTTGGTTGGTCCGGCAACCGGGGTGCTGAATGCAATCGTCGATGCGGCGCGGCGTCGGGCGGAGTCATTGCATTCGACGTCATCGGTCGAGGAACTGCTGCGGCAGGGACAGCGATTTCCCCGTCGTTCATTGATCGCGGCGATCCGGAATCAGTGTCCGGCCATCATCGCCGAAATCAAGAAGGCGTCCCCGTCGAAGGGTCTGTTGCTGAAACAGGCATTAGATCCTCTCGGTCTGGCGGCGGTGTACGCCTGCGGTGGCGCTACGGCTCTTTCCGTTGTGACGGAACCGGAGTTCTTCCTCGGCGAGAACGGTTGGGTCACGGCGATCCGCCAAAACACCGATTTGCCCATTCTGCGGAAAGACTTCATGGTCGAGCCCATTCAAGTGGCCGAATCGGCGGCGCTGGGAGCCGATGCCATCCTCCTGATTGCTCGAATTCTGACGGCAATGCAACTGCGCGAGTTGCGCGATGCGGCTGGCGCGGCGCAATTGGAAGTGCTGTTCGAGGTCCACGGAACCGACGACATGGAGAAGGTCGCCGCCTGCGACCCGCACCTTGTGGGCATCAACGCCCGCGACCTTGACGATTTCTCGGTCGACATCGCGCGCCTGGCCCGGCTTTGCGACCGGTGCCCGTCCGGCGCCGTCGCCATCGCCGAGAGCGGAATCAGCAACGCAGATCAGATTCAGTCACTGATGCAGGTGGGGTTCCGCGGCTTTCTGATCGGCGAATCCCTGATCACATCGCCCGATCCTGCGGCGCGCCTGCGCGAGTTGTGCAGTGTGGGAAGACAAGGGTAG
- a CDS encoding aminodeoxychorismate/anthranilate synthase component II has product MILLVDNYDSFTYNLYQAFGGLGARIDVRRNDAIDIPGILRRHDMIVLSPGPGRPTEAGATPQIIRELSGALPILGVCLGHQAIGEVFGGRIVPARRLMHGKASLIRHNRRGVFTGLSNPMVATRYHSLVVERSSCPACLVITAETEDGTIMALRHREHPTVGVQFHPESIMTPDGERLLRNFLEGRL; this is encoded by the coding sequence ATGATCCTCCTGGTGGACAACTACGATTCCTTCACCTACAACCTTTACCAGGCGTTCGGCGGCCTGGGGGCACGCATTGATGTGCGTCGCAATGACGCGATCGACATTCCCGGCATTCTCAGACGCCACGACATGATCGTACTCTCGCCCGGCCCCGGTCGTCCGACCGAAGCGGGGGCAACCCCCCAGATCATCCGTGAACTGTCGGGAGCATTGCCGATCCTCGGTGTTTGTCTGGGGCACCAAGCGATCGGCGAGGTCTTCGGCGGGCGCATCGTGCCAGCCCGTCGCTTGATGCACGGCAAGGCATCGCTCATTCGCCATAACCGTCGTGGCGTATTCACAGGTCTGAGCAATCCCATGGTTGCGACTCGGTATCATTCGCTGGTCGTCGAGCGCTCATCCTGTCCCGCATGCCTTGTGATCACGGCCGAGACGGAAGACGGGACGATCATGGCGCTGCGTCACCGCGAGCACCCGACTGTCGGTGTGCAGTTTCACCCCGAATCGATCATGACCCCTGACGGAGAGCGGCTGCTGCGGAATTTTCTGGAAGGACGCTTGTGA